In a genomic window of Campylobacter concisus ATCC 51562:
- the rpsO gene encoding 30S ribosomal protein S15, giving the protein MALDSAKKAQIVAKFARKEGDTGSPEVQIALLTARITELTEHLKIFKKDFSSRLGLLKLVGQRKRLLKYLKNKDYTTYSKLISELGLRDK; this is encoded by the coding sequence ATGGCTTTGGATTCGGCTAAAAAAGCTCAAATAGTTGCGAAATTCGCTAGAAAAGAGGGAGATACAGGCTCTCCAGAAGTTCAAATAGCTCTTTTAACAGCTAGAATAACTGAACTTACAGAACACCTTAAAATTTTCAAAAAAGACTTTTCATCACGTTTAGGTCTTTTAAAACTAGTTGGTCAAAGAAAAAGACTTTTAAAGTATCTTAAAAATAAAGACTACACTACATATTCAAAACTAATCTCTGAGCTTGGCTTAAGAGATAAATAA
- a CDS encoding RrF2 family transcriptional regulator, with protein sequence MLFTKASEYALLSLILISQKSSPVDVDTISNELKISKSFLAKILQNLAKDGILKSFKGANGGFALNNKPENLSIKKIIECAEKRELNVFECSSSADGCPSNKASSCQIWSMFSGLQSKIDEMLDAIKLSDIVKK encoded by the coding sequence ATGCTTTTTACAAAGGCAAGCGAATACGCTCTACTTTCACTTATTTTAATATCTCAAAAATCATCTCCAGTTGATGTTGATACGATCTCAAATGAACTTAAAATTTCAAAAAGCTTTTTAGCCAAAATTTTACAAAATCTTGCAAAAGATGGAATTTTAAAGTCGTTTAAAGGGGCAAATGGCGGTTTCGCGCTAAATAACAAACCTGAAAATTTAAGCATAAAAAAGATAATAGAGTGCGCTGAAAAACGTGAACTTAACGTCTTTGAGTGCTCATCTTCTGCGGATGGCTGCCCGTCAAATAAAGCCTCAAGCTGTCAAATTTGGTCGATGTTTAGCGGCCTTCAAAGCAAGATCGACGAGATGCTTGATGCGATCAAGCTAAGTGACATCGTTAAGAAGTAG
- the cmoA gene encoding carboxy-S-adenosyl-L-methionine synthase CmoA: protein MRDEIFKEPISKQFEFDDFVASVFDDMISRSVPFYDVSSNLNAKLLAKILPKDASVCDLGCSTANSLLLLNNLRNDLVLSGVDNSEAMLANAKNKAKAYGASINFILADITECELTGFDAVLANYTLQFIRPPKRADLVQKIYNGLNENGVFLFSEKIIFEDKKLTKSVIEIYEDYKQAQGYSRYEIAQKREALENVLVPYTEEENRNLTLNAGFKRVESTFKWGNFMSFLAFK, encoded by the coding sequence ATGAGAGATGAAATTTTTAAAGAGCCTATAAGCAAGCAGTTTGAGTTTGACGACTTTGTGGCGAGCGTTTTTGATGATATGATCTCACGCTCGGTGCCATTTTACGACGTGAGCTCAAATCTAAACGCAAAGCTGCTAGCTAAAATTTTGCCAAAAGATGCAAGTGTATGCGACCTTGGCTGCTCGACGGCAAATAGCTTGCTTTTACTAAATAACCTTAGAAACGACCTCGTGCTAAGTGGCGTGGATAACTCTGAGGCGATGCTAGCAAACGCTAAAAACAAGGCAAAGGCATATGGTGCTAGTATAAATTTCATCCTAGCTGACATCACAGAGTGTGAGCTAACAGGCTTTGATGCAGTATTGGCAAACTACACCTTGCAGTTTATCAGACCGCCAAAAAGGGCTGACCTAGTGCAAAAAATTTATAACGGACTAAATGAAAATGGAGTCTTTTTATTTAGTGAAAAGATCATCTTTGAAGATAAAAAACTTACTAAAAGTGTTATAGAAATTTACGAGGACTATAAGCAAGCGCAAGGCTACTCACGCTATGAGATCGCCCAAAAAAGAGAGGCGCTTGAAAATGTGCTGGTGCCATATACCGAAGAAGAAAATAGAAATTTAACCCTAAATGCTGGCTTTAAGCGAGTCGAGAGCACATTTAAATGGGGAAATTTTATGAGTTTTTTGGCGTTTAAATAA
- the flhA gene encoding flagellar biosynthesis protein FlhA has product MAKQKNNILTLVAPFLAPIVKFKSLSIVGIIVAILAIIIVPLPSAVLDFFLALSISISVLIILISIYVPKPTDLSTFPTLILIVTLFRLSLNIATTRMILSEGHNGPEAVSEIISSFGNFVVGGNFVIGTIVFCILVLINFMVVTKGSTRVSEVQARFTLDAMPGKQMAIDADLNAGLIDEKTARERRQAIIGEANFYGAMDGSSKFIKGDAVAGIIITIINIIGGFAIGSFQHGLDMATSAQYYTILTIGDGLVSQIPGLITSTATAIIITRASKDDEDFAEGTLNQLLGDYKTLLIVGFILFMFALVPGLPTLSLGFIAVLFLGLGYIIKQTKDGGLNLSLASKDKTASKKAGAATQGGAGAAVSGATTKVPKKSDEEIAREEETKINDILKLEILELDLGYGLLKLADVDLIERIRAMRRNIASSLGFLMPKIRIRDNLQLPPNEYRFKLKGIVIGQGEIYADKFLAMDSGLVSEDIEGIPTKEPAFGLDALWIDASVKEDAILSGYTIVDPASVISTHMSELIKQNAAELLTRQETQNLLDKLKIDYPVVVEDTLRIAPINLIQKVLKALLKDNIPIKDLLSILESISDIAEVSKNLDMIIEHVRAALSRVITSLYVDEKGQLNFYILDSAAQQKLMDAVQYKDGAYHLMINVAQTSSIVQALRHEKEKRPMSQHGEMVLCVEPSLRKFIANICANFAIDIVVLSFAEISANTPFETVGVIEIENL; this is encoded by the coding sequence TTGGCAAAGCAAAAAAATAATATCTTAACTCTTGTTGCGCCGTTTCTTGCGCCAATTGTTAAGTTTAAAAGTCTTAGCATCGTTGGTATCATTGTTGCCATCCTTGCTATCATCATCGTACCGCTTCCAAGCGCGGTGCTTGACTTTTTCCTAGCACTTTCTATTTCGATTTCTGTGCTTATAATCTTAATTTCGATTTATGTGCCAAAACCAACCGATCTTAGTACGTTTCCGACACTGATCCTTATCGTTACGCTTTTTCGCCTCTCGCTAAATATCGCAACCACGCGTATGATCTTAAGCGAAGGTCACAACGGCCCAGAAGCGGTCAGCGAGATCATATCAAGCTTTGGAAATTTCGTAGTTGGCGGCAACTTCGTTATCGGCACCATCGTCTTTTGTATCTTGGTTCTCATAAATTTCATGGTCGTAACAAAGGGCTCAACACGTGTGAGCGAGGTGCAAGCACGTTTTACACTTGATGCGATGCCAGGTAAGCAAATGGCGATAGATGCGGACTTAAACGCAGGTTTGATTGATGAAAAAACAGCGCGCGAAAGACGCCAAGCCATCATCGGTGAGGCAAATTTCTATGGCGCGATGGATGGTTCGTCTAAATTTATAAAAGGTGATGCCGTCGCTGGCATCATCATCACTATCATTAATATCATCGGTGGCTTTGCTATCGGCTCGTTTCAGCACGGCCTTGATATGGCGACATCGGCTCAGTATTATACGATTCTAACCATCGGCGATGGACTTGTGAGCCAGATCCCAGGGCTTATCACATCAACAGCGACTGCTATCATCATCACAAGGGCTAGCAAGGACGATGAGGACTTTGCAGAAGGCACGTTAAATCAGCTATTAGGGGATTATAAAACCTTACTGATAGTGGGCTTCATACTATTTATGTTTGCCCTTGTTCCAGGGCTTCCGACTCTTTCTCTTGGCTTTATAGCAGTGCTATTTTTGGGACTTGGCTACATCATCAAGCAGACAAAAGATGGCGGGCTAAATTTAAGCCTTGCATCAAAAGACAAAACAGCTTCTAAAAAAGCTGGAGCCGCTACGCAAGGTGGAGCAGGGGCAGCTGTTAGTGGTGCCACTACTAAGGTGCCAAAGAAGAGCGACGAAGAGATCGCAAGAGAAGAAGAGACAAAGATAAACGATATCTTAAAGCTTGAAATTTTAGAACTCGACCTAGGATATGGTCTGCTAAAGCTAGCTGATGTGGATCTCATTGAGAGGATTCGTGCTATGAGGCGAAATATCGCTTCAAGTCTTGGCTTTTTGATGCCAAAGATAAGGATCCGCGACAACCTTCAACTACCGCCAAACGAGTACCGCTTTAAGCTAAAAGGTATCGTGATCGGTCAGGGTGAAATTTATGCTGATAAATTTCTAGCGATGGATAGTGGACTAGTTAGCGAAGATATCGAGGGGATTCCGACAAAAGAGCCAGCTTTTGGACTAGATGCGCTCTGGATCGATGCTAGCGTCAAAGAGGATGCCATACTTAGTGGCTACACGATAGTTGATCCTGCAAGCGTCATCTCAACGCATATGAGTGAGCTTATCAAGCAAAACGCAGCCGAGCTTCTAACTCGCCAAGAGACGCAAAATTTATTAGACAAGCTAAAGATCGACTACCCAGTTGTAGTCGAGGATACGCTAAGGATCGCACCTATAAATTTGATCCAAAAGGTTTTAAAAGCGCTGCTTAAAGACAATATCCCGATCAAAGATTTGCTTAGCATACTTGAATCAATTAGCGACATCGCCGAGGTTAGCAAAAACCTAGACATGATCATCGAGCACGTACGTGCAGCACTCTCACGTGTCATCACTTCGCTTTATGTCGATGAGAAAGGTCAGCTAAATTTTTACATTTTAGATAGTGCCGCACAGCAAAAGCTTATGGACGCGGTGCAGTATAAAGACGGTGCGTATCATCTTATGATAAATGTGGCTCAAACTTCATCGATCGTTCAGGCTCTAAGGCATGAAAAAGAGAAACGTCCGATGAGTCAGCATGGCGAAATGGTGCTTTGTGTGGAGCCAAGTCTAAGAAAATTTATAGCAAATATCTGCGCAAATTTTGCCATCGACATCGTGGTGCTAAGCTTTGCTGAGATCTCGGCAAATACGCCATTTGAAACGGTTGGCGTCATAGAAATAGAAAATTTATAA
- a CDS encoding DHH family phosphoesterase, which translates to MKIYHLSHTDLDGYGAQYITNFYFKDVKFLNSNYGREIDDKFAQILTEIDASNDDKNIILITDLNLTLAQCESFEEMIEGKNIKLFLLDHHQSGAECASSYPWYFLDSSRCATKITYDFFAGIFGQNKELEIFSDVVNAVDIWLKDDKNFEMGKVCLGLVANAKEINKVMFEAENNLYMDHLLKEASKFFNEKNDYIGLDMQVHAIKKSFFKEDKDDTLSNLISNYVVKKLSENKEKFSITYKDHKGILTYNIGNVSVIGNDFLVANPEFDFFIDVTNKKTLSFRANGKLDVSAMAKHLVGGGGHVNASGGLFANFKDGFSYEPIKAQIVDLITKKTQEEI; encoded by the coding sequence ATGAAAATTTATCACCTCTCACACACCGATCTTGACGGATACGGCGCACAATACATAACAAATTTTTACTTCAAAGATGTGAAATTTTTAAACTCAAACTACGGCAGAGAGATAGATGATAAATTTGCTCAAATTTTAACTGAGATAGATGCCTCAAATGACGATAAAAACATCATTTTGATCACTGATCTAAATTTAACTCTAGCTCAGTGTGAGAGCTTTGAGGAGATGATAGAGGGTAAAAATATAAAGCTATTTTTACTAGATCATCACCAAAGCGGTGCCGAGTGCGCGAGTAGCTACCCTTGGTATTTTTTGGATAGTTCAAGGTGCGCTACAAAGATCACTTACGACTTTTTTGCGGGCATTTTTGGTCAAAACAAAGAGCTTGAAATTTTTAGTGACGTCGTAAATGCCGTGGATATCTGGCTAAAAGATGATAAAAATTTCGAAATGGGCAAAGTTTGCTTGGGACTTGTTGCAAATGCTAAAGAGATAAATAAAGTGATGTTTGAAGCTGAAAATAACCTCTATATGGATCATCTCTTAAAAGAAGCAAGCAAATTTTTTAACGAGAAAAACGACTATATCGGCCTTGATATGCAGGTGCATGCTATTAAGAAGTCATTTTTCAAAGAGGATAAAGACGATACGCTAAGTAATCTAATCTCAAACTACGTCGTAAAAAAACTTAGTGAAAATAAAGAGAAATTTAGCATCACTTATAAAGATCATAAAGGAATTTTAACCTACAATATCGGCAATGTTTCGGTCATCGGCAACGACTTTTTAGTGGCAAATCCTGAATTTGACTTCTTTATCGACGTGACAAATAAAAAAACGCTAAGCTTTCGCGCAAATGGCAAGCTAGACGTTAGCGCCATGGCAAAGCATCTAGTTGGTGGCGGCGGACACGTGAACGCAAGTGGCGGATTATTTGCAAATTTTAAAGATGGCTTTAGCTACGAGCCGATCAAGGCACAGATAGTTGATCTAATAACTAAAAAAACACAGGAGGAAATATGA
- a CDS encoding molybdopterin oxidoreductase family protein, which yields MMKEGKVICPYCGTGCQVTLHVENNVVRAATGVEDNPVNQGNLCLKGFYGWDYVASPDRLTKPLIRKKNGVFSKDGDFEEASWDEALDLVVEKMKETKAKYGPDALAGNFSARCTLEDNYVAQKLMRAVIGTNNVDHCARIUHAPTVAGLAKTIGNGAATNSFTEIGTYSNCILMIGSNPENGHPIAAMHIQRALNRGAKLIVIDPIKTEFASRADIHLQLEPEHNIPVINALLYTIIEEGLVNEEFVRDHTIGIEYVKEAVKDYAPEVVAKYTRLNPEDIRAAARMYATTKPAVITHGMGVTHFNHGVGGVCDVSNLFLITGNICELGTGDLPLRGQENVQGCCDMGVLPNIFPNLGSVTDPEQRAWFEKMWHLEPGFLSSKIGVHKTEVPDAILDGKVHFFWTIGENPVISEPNTNHFLKGIANVDFYVVQDLFLTETSLKADVILPGVASSEKEGLYTNAERRVQHNEAVITPPGDARQDWWIVCEIARRLGATEGFNFNSPEEIWEEVRKCDPRRYGGMSYYRIKKYHGLHWPCPNEDDMGGQSLYLDKKFFTPDGKGRFVPCLFVDKADKIESAKLEFAKKMNMSPEYPIMAGSVDEKTDDEYPIQLLTTRKVYQYTVGTMTRRSRAIEEGGDSIGPIAEMNPALAARYGLKQGDFIKAWSRYGYIVVKAEVTDIVPDGIIQMTFHYWESSCNELTSSGWDYISKTPTFKAAIQIKKIDEEEFLRVRELKRIKFQTSKIIYDDFHHHGNAAINE from the coding sequence ATGATGAAAGAAGGCAAAGTCATCTGTCCTTATTGCGGGACAGGCTGTCAAGTAACCTTGCATGTGGAAAATAATGTCGTTCGTGCCGCCACTGGCGTTGAAGACAATCCAGTCAATCAAGGGAATTTATGTTTAAAAGGCTTTTATGGCTGGGATTACGTTGCAAGTCCAGATAGACTCACAAAACCACTTATCAGAAAGAAAAATGGCGTATTTTCAAAGGATGGTGATTTTGAAGAAGCCAGCTGGGACGAGGCACTTGATCTTGTCGTAGAAAAAATGAAAGAAACCAAAGCAAAATATGGCCCAGACGCATTAGCTGGAAATTTCTCAGCACGTTGTACACTTGAGGACAACTACGTTGCTCAAAAATTAATGCGTGCAGTAATTGGTACAAATAACGTTGACCACTGCGCTAGAATTTGACACGCTCCGACAGTAGCAGGACTTGCTAAAACAATCGGAAACGGAGCTGCCACAAATAGCTTTACAGAGATTGGCACTTATAGTAATTGTATATTAATGATAGGCTCAAACCCAGAAAATGGTCACCCAATCGCAGCTATGCACATCCAAAGAGCACTAAACCGTGGTGCGAAACTGATCGTCATCGACCCTATTAAGACTGAGTTTGCAAGCAGGGCTGACATTCACTTACAACTAGAGCCAGAGCACAATATCCCAGTTATCAACGCACTTCTTTACACCATCATCGAAGAAGGCCTTGTAAATGAAGAATTTGTAAGAGATCACACAATAGGCATTGAGTATGTCAAAGAAGCTGTAAAAGACTATGCTCCAGAGGTCGTGGCTAAATACACAAGGCTAAATCCAGAGGATATCAGAGCAGCTGCTAGGATGTACGCTACCACAAAGCCAGCTGTTATCACTCACGGTATGGGTGTAACTCACTTTAACCACGGCGTTGGCGGAGTTTGCGATGTATCAAATTTATTCTTGATCACCGGCAACATCTGCGAGCTTGGCACAGGCGACTTACCACTAAGAGGCCAAGAGAATGTTCAAGGCTGCTGCGATATGGGTGTTTTGCCAAATATCTTCCCAAATCTTGGCTCAGTCACTGATCCAGAGCAAAGAGCTTGGTTTGAAAAAATGTGGCACCTAGAACCTGGATTTTTGAGCTCAAAAATAGGCGTTCACAAAACCGAAGTACCTGATGCGATACTTGATGGCAAAGTTCATTTCTTTTGGACTATCGGCGAAAATCCAGTCATCTCTGAGCCAAATACCAACCACTTTTTAAAAGGTATCGCTAATGTTGATTTCTACGTCGTACAAGATCTATTTTTAACCGAGACTTCACTAAAAGCTGACGTCATACTTCCAGGTGTTGCAAGTAGCGAGAAAGAAGGACTTTATACAAACGCAGAGCGCCGCGTACAGCACAACGAAGCAGTCATCACACCTCCAGGAGATGCTAGACAAGACTGGTGGATCGTTTGCGAGATCGCACGCCGTTTAGGAGCAACTGAGGGCTTTAACTTCAACTCACCAGAAGAAATTTGGGAAGAAGTTAGAAAATGCGACCCAAGACGATATGGTGGCATGAGTTATTACCGTATCAAAAAGTATCACGGACTTCACTGGCCATGTCCAAACGAAGATGATATGGGCGGTCAGAGCTTGTATCTTGATAAGAAATTTTTCACACCTGATGGCAAGGGTCGTTTTGTGCCATGCCTCTTTGTGGATAAGGCCGATAAGATCGAGAGCGCAAAACTTGAGTTTGCCAAGAAAATGAACATGTCGCCTGAGTATCCTATCATGGCTGGCTCAGTCGATGAAAAGACTGACGATGAGTATCCGATACAGCTTCTAACCACTAGAAAAGTCTATCAATACACCGTTGGCACTATGACAAGACGCTCACGAGCGATCGAAGAGGGTGGAGATAGCATCGGACCTATCGCCGAAATGAATCCAGCACTTGCAGCAAGATATGGCTTAAAACAAGGCGACTTCATCAAAGCATGGAGTAGATACGGCTATATCGTCGTAAAAGCTGAAGTAACAGACATCGTGCCTGATGGCATCATTCAGATGACTTTCCACTACTGGGAGAGCTCTTGCAATGAGTTAACAAGCAGTGGCTGGGACTACATCAGTAAGACTCCGACATTTAAAGCAGCTATTCAGATCAAAAAGATCGATGAAGAAGAATTTTTACGAGTTCGCGAGCTAAAACGCATAAAATTCCAAACTTCAAAAATCATCTACGATGACTTCCACCACCACGGAAACGCAGCGATAAATGAGTAA
- a CDS encoding bifunctional riboflavin kinase/FAD synthetase, with product MPNFSTLLTKDNITAVAIGHFDGVHRGHKQLLKQLGEFGGLVVIDKNKANITPKLKRAEYSNYPCFLYDFDTIKGLSGEEFIALLKHDFKNLKKIVVGFDFRFGRNRAWDKHDLKRIFDGEVVVVDEVCYDGMGVHSSAIRELIRQGNIHEANRLIGREYSIEGNVIKGQGIGAKELVATLNLDVKNYLLPKDGVYATRTRIGSYTYGSVTFIGNRLSTDGNFSVETHILDEVTPKVAKHVAVCFIKRLRDNKKFNTLEELKEQIKCDINGARACVGVCDLFGNETMRYFDGYGAGI from the coding sequence ATGCCGAATTTTTCTACGCTTTTAACAAAAGATAACATCACTGCCGTTGCGATCGGGCACTTTGACGGCGTGCATAGAGGGCATAAACAGCTTTTAAAGCAGCTTGGCGAGTTTGGCGGACTTGTCGTGATCGATAAAAATAAAGCCAACATCACGCCAAAGCTAAAGCGAGCGGAGTACTCAAACTATCCTTGCTTTTTGTATGATTTTGACACTATTAAAGGGCTTAGCGGCGAGGAATTTATCGCACTTTTAAAACATGATTTTAAAAATTTAAAAAAGATTGTTGTTGGATTTGATTTTAGATTTGGTAGAAATAGAGCGTGGGACAAGCACGATCTGAAAAGAATTTTTGATGGCGAGGTAGTGGTCGTTGATGAGGTTTGTTATGACGGCATGGGCGTGCATAGCTCGGCCATTAGGGAGCTGATACGCCAAGGAAATATCCATGAGGCAAACAGGCTAATAGGCAGGGAGTACTCAATCGAGGGCAACGTGATAAAAGGGCAGGGCATCGGTGCAAAGGAGCTAGTTGCAACGCTAAATTTGGATGTAAAAAACTATCTGTTGCCTAAAGACGGCGTGTATGCCACAAGAACTAGGATAGGCTCATATACCTACGGCTCGGTCACATTTATAGGCAATAGGCTTAGTACAGATGGAAATTTTAGCGTCGAGACACACATATTAGACGAGGTCACGCCAAAAGTAGCGAAGCATGTCGCGGTTTGTTTTATAAAACGCTTGCGAGATAATAAAAAATTTAACACACTTGAAGAGCTAAAAGAACAGATTAAATGCGATATAAACGGAGCTAGAGCTTGTGTTGGAGTGTGCGATCTTTTTGGCAACGAGACAATGAGATATTTTGATGGATACGGAGCTGGCATATGA
- a CDS encoding TlyA family RNA methyltransferase, whose product MRFDNYVASVLNISRNKASELIKSGKVLTNGEICTKVSSEVSEAKISLLDEIYVGRGALKLKSFLESMKFDLAGKNALDIGSSTGGFMQILLERGVKSVTGVDVGNDQLDASLRSDERVKIYEKTDIREFAKQGQDKFDLITCDVSFISLAEILPAICELASENSLIITLFKPQFEVGVGVKRNKKGVVTDMKAINLAMKRFEVMANGLGFKMIACKECEVKGKEGNAEFFYAFNKR is encoded by the coding sequence TTGAGGTTTGATAACTACGTCGCAAGCGTTTTAAACATAAGCAGAAACAAGGCGAGTGAGCTCATTAAATCTGGCAAGGTGCTAACAAATGGCGAAATTTGCACTAAGGTTTCAAGCGAGGTTAGCGAAGCTAAAATTTCGCTGCTTGATGAAATTTATGTTGGGCGAGGGGCACTTAAGCTAAAGAGCTTTTTGGAATCGATGAAATTTGATCTAGCTGGCAAAAACGCGCTTGATATCGGCAGCTCGACTGGTGGCTTTATGCAAATTTTGCTTGAGCGTGGCGTAAAAAGCGTGACTGGTGTGGATGTGGGCAATGATCAGTTAGACGCTAGCTTAAGAAGCGATGAGCGAGTAAAAATTTATGAAAAGACCGATATAAGAGAGTTTGCCAAGCAAGGACAAGATAAATTTGATCTAATAACCTGCGATGTTAGCTTTATCTCTTTGGCTGAAATTTTGCCTGCCATTTGTGAGCTAGCAAGTGAAAATTCGCTCATTATCACGCTTTTTAAGCCACAATTTGAAGTGGGTGTTGGCGTAAAACGAAATAAAAAAGGCGTCGTCACTGATATGAAAGCTATAAATTTAGCGATGAAGAGATTTGAAGTGATGGCTAATGGCTTAGGATTTAAAATGATAGCTTGCAAAGAGTGCGAAGTAAAAGGGAAAGAGGGAAATGCCGAATTTTTCTACGCTTTTAACAAAAGATAA
- a CDS encoding aspartate carbamoyltransferase catalytic subunit gives MGYKHKDLIGTRELSKEEILYFLEAAKEFKELNLSQVKKNDYLRGKTTINAFYENSTRTRTSFEIAAKRLGADTINFSSSSSSVTKGESLNDTMNNMAAMRTDIIVLRHPSSGAAKFAADRTEASVVNAGDGTNEHPSQALLDLFTLREHGKILDKNLNVAIIGDIARSRVARSDIWAMKKFGINLKLFAPRMMMPKDAEVFESKICKNMEEACEGSDVIIMLRIQLERGGADVAFPSSREYSKFFGLNKNRIKLAKPDAIVLHPGPINRGVELNSDVADGTHSVILNQVENGVAIRMAILNTLAKNRG, from the coding sequence ATGGGCTACAAGCATAAAGATTTGATAGGAACTAGAGAGCTTAGCAAAGAAGAAATTTTATATTTTTTAGAGGCGGCGAAAGAGTTTAAGGAGCTAAATTTAAGCCAAGTGAAAAAAAATGACTATCTTCGCGGAAAGACCACGATCAACGCATTTTATGAAAACTCGACAAGAACTAGAACATCCTTTGAGATCGCAGCAAAGAGACTTGGGGCTGATACGATAAATTTCAGCTCGTCAAGCTCTAGTGTGACAAAGGGCGAGAGCCTAAATGACACGATGAATAACATGGCTGCTATGAGAACTGATATCATCGTGCTTCGTCACCCAAGCTCTGGAGCGGCGAAATTTGCAGCTGATAGGACAGAGGCTAGCGTCGTAAATGCAGGGGACGGCACAAATGAGCACCCAAGCCAAGCTCTGCTTGATCTTTTCACACTAAGAGAGCATGGCAAAATTTTAGATAAAAATTTAAACGTGGCGATCATTGGCGACATCGCTAGAAGCCGCGTGGCAAGGTCAGACATCTGGGCAATGAAGAAATTTGGCATAAATTTAAAGCTCTTTGCACCAAGGATGATGATGCCAAAAGATGCTGAGGTCTTTGAGTCTAAAATTTGCAAAAATATGGAAGAAGCCTGCGAGGGCAGTGATGTCATCATTATGCTTCGCATCCAGCTAGAGCGTGGCGGTGCGGACGTGGCATTTCCAAGCTCGAGAGAGTACTCAAAATTCTTTGGACTAAATAAAAATAGGATAAAGCTAGCCAAACCTGATGCGATCGTACTGCATCCAGGACCAATAAATAGGGGCGTGGAGTTAAATTCAGACGTGGCTGATGGCACGCACTCAGTCATACTAAATCAAGTTGAAAACGGCGTTGCGATAAGAATGGCGATACTAAATACGCTTGCAAAAAATAGGGGCTAA
- a CDS encoding tetratricopeptide repeat protein, with protein sequence MKKILVLVAAVFALNTMANENLDKANELYAKKNFNEAYLYFNKACGEGEKKACTMNAIMLFNGDGVAKDRVQAEKIFTKMCDENEGMACEKLGEMIAYGLVKDKDANEAKNEEKAKALFKKACDNGYQPACDFVTK encoded by the coding sequence ATGAAGAAAATTTTAGTTTTAGTGGCAGCGGTTTTTGCGTTAAATACTATGGCAAATGAAAATTTAGACAAAGCAAACGAGCTTTATGCAAAGAAAAATTTTAATGAAGCTTATCTTTATTTTAATAAGGCTTGTGGAGAGGGCGAGAAAAAAGCTTGCACGATGAATGCGATCATGCTATTTAACGGCGACGGCGTAGCAAAAGATAGAGTTCAGGCTGAGAAAATTTTTACAAAAATGTGCGACGAAAATGAGGGCATGGCTTGCGAAAAACTAGGTGAAATGATCGCTTATGGCCTTGTAAAAGATAAAGATGCAAACGAAGCAAAGAACGAAGAAAAAGCAAAGGCTTTATTTAAAAAAGCTTGTGATAACGGCTACCAACCAGCTTGCGACTTTGTGACAAAATAA